Proteins found in one Halovulum dunhuangense genomic segment:
- a CDS encoding LysR family transcriptional regulator, which yields MDKLSVMHAFRRIVDRGSFARAAEDLGVSPALLSREVKLLEESLGTTLLSRTTRSMSLTDAGRLYYDEASGILDAVAQVETRIRDGAGAVRGHLKVNASSSFGQTVIAPILPGFLDAYPDLRLTLSMDDRVVDMVEGGFDVSIRIRPAMPDSALVARRIGTMRQRIFAAPAYLEKAGIPQAPRDIARHRVIGFLLADHLASWTLNGPSGSTVVDLDPPIRVGNSLVLRDLLIAGQGIGTLPDFVSNEAEARGALVRVLPDWELPSPEIFAVTGSRLGMDAKVTAFLDHLRAALQP from the coding sequence ATGGACAAGCTTTCCGTCATGCACGCCTTCCGCCGCATCGTCGACCGCGGCAGCTTCGCGCGCGCGGCGGAGGATCTGGGCGTATCGCCTGCGCTTCTGAGCCGAGAGGTCAAGCTTCTGGAGGAGAGCCTCGGCACCACGCTGCTGAGCCGCACGACGCGCTCCATGTCGCTGACCGATGCCGGGCGGCTCTACTACGACGAGGCTTCCGGCATCCTCGACGCGGTGGCGCAGGTCGAGACGCGGATCCGCGACGGCGCCGGGGCCGTGCGGGGGCACCTGAAGGTCAACGCCTCCAGTTCCTTCGGGCAGACGGTCATCGCGCCGATCCTGCCCGGGTTTCTCGATGCCTATCCCGATCTGCGTCTGACACTGTCCATGGACGATCGCGTCGTGGACATGGTCGAAGGCGGGTTCGACGTGTCGATCCGCATCCGGCCGGCCATGCCGGACTCGGCGCTGGTGGCGCGCAGGATCGGGACGATGCGGCAACGGATCTTCGCGGCACCCGCCTATCTGGAGAAGGCCGGTATTCCGCAGGCGCCGCGGGATATCGCCCGGCATCGGGTCATCGGCTTCCTGCTCGCGGACCATCTCGCTTCGTGGACCCTGAATGGTCCTTCCGGTTCCACTGTCGTCGACCTCGACCCACCCATCCGCGTTGGCAACAGCCTCGTCCTGCGCGATCTCCTGATCGCGGGCCAGGGCATCGGCACCTTGCCGGACTTCGTCTCGAACGAGGCAGAGGCGCGGGGCGCGCTTGTCCGGGTTCTGCCCGACTGGGAACTTCCCTCGCCCGAGATCTTTGCCGTGACGGGCTCGCGGCTGGGCATGGACGCAAAGGTCACGGCGTTTCTCGACCACCTGCGTGCCGCGCTGCAGCCCTGA
- the iolG gene encoding inositol 2-dehydrogenase, whose amino-acid sequence MKGISVFGSGRMGEIFAGNVAAHPGARLVSVMNPNIASARKLTDRFGGRPVGTPEEALADPEVEAVIISTPTTTHLEYIEAAAAAGKPILCEKPLDLNLERTDRCLEVLEKHPVPFMLGFNRRFDPQISALQRAVRSGEIGTLTFLMSTSREPAPPPISYVRTSGGYFADATIHDIDLICWIAGERPVEVFATGSCMVDPEIGALGDIDTAMTVMKMPSGALAHVNNCRRNVYGFDQRLEAFGSEGMIQTANQRDDDLIRWTSQQTDAKAPLKHFFLERYEASFRQELQEFLDALTEGRPPSATAEHGRTALAIALACEESRRQGRAIKPHY is encoded by the coding sequence ATGAAAGGCATATCCGTATTCGGCTCAGGCCGCATGGGCGAGATCTTTGCAGGCAACGTGGCCGCACATCCCGGGGCACGACTCGTGAGCGTGATGAACCCGAACATCGCCTCGGCGCGAAAGCTGACGGATCGCTTCGGCGGCAGGCCCGTCGGCACCCCGGAAGAGGCTCTCGCCGACCCCGAGGTGGAGGCGGTCATCATCAGCACCCCCACCACCACGCATCTCGAATACATCGAGGCGGCGGCGGCAGCGGGCAAGCCGATCCTGTGCGAGAAGCCGCTCGACCTGAACCTTGAGCGGACCGACCGATGCCTTGAGGTACTGGAAAAGCACCCGGTACCTTTCATGCTGGGCTTCAACCGCCGCTTCGATCCGCAGATCAGCGCGCTCCAGCGTGCCGTGCGTTCGGGCGAGATCGGGACACTTACCTTCCTGATGTCGACCAGTCGCGAGCCGGCGCCGCCCCCAATATCCTATGTCAGGACTTCGGGCGGCTACTTCGCCGACGCCACGATCCATGACATCGACCTGATCTGCTGGATCGCCGGAGAGCGCCCGGTCGAGGTATTCGCCACCGGAAGCTGCATGGTGGATCCCGAGATCGGCGCGCTGGGGGACATCGACACCGCGATGACGGTGATGAAGATGCCCAGCGGCGCGCTCGCGCATGTCAACAACTGCCGCCGCAACGTGTATGGCTTCGATCAGCGGCTGGAAGCCTTTGGCTCCGAGGGGATGATCCAGACGGCGAACCAGCGTGACGACGACCTGATCCGCTGGACCAGCCAGCAGACCGACGCGAAAGCCCCGCTAAAGCACTTCTTTCTCGAACGCTACGAGGCGTCTTTCCGGCAGGAATTGCAGGAATTCCTCGATGCGCTGACTGAGGGTCGGCCACCTTCCGCGACCGCAGAGCACGGCCGAACCGCGCTCGCCATCGCGCTGGCCTGCGAGGAGTCGCGCAGACAGGGTCGGGCCATCAAACCCCATTACTGA
- a CDS encoding GMC family oxidoreductase — translation MNRTYDYIVIGAGSAGCAVAGRLGEAGHSVLLLEAGGRDSNPWIHIPLGYAKLYANPSVNWCYTSEPEPFMNGRRLFQPRGKVLGGTGSINGMIYMRGQPEDFDGWAAGGCTGWSWDEVLPFFRKCEDQERGADAFHGTGGPVSVSDLPSKHDLGEAFHAASERLGAPRNADFNGPAQLGTGYVQTTTRKARRWSTARGYLRGPAMRNIDLTLHAMVERILVSEGRATGVAWTDRAGRHEATARAEVILCGGAFNSPQLLQLSGIGPGSLLREHGIEVVHELSGVGENLQDHFGIGTEYRSRVKSTVNDIYNNPLKGGRELLRYLLFRTGPFADNGNYSNTFIHTSPEIPTPDMMVTFMAWCTGEDLKPRPFSGFTILAEHIRPDARGHVRITGPRPTDQPAIRFNFLESEADMQAALAGLKYGRRIARTEPMASCVEREITPGPEVEDDEDLRAYCRANGLSLLHAVGTCRMGTGHDAVVDPRLRVRGIDGLRVVDASIMPRIVSGNTNAASIMIGEKGAAMILEDART, via the coding sequence ATGAACAGGACGTACGACTACATCGTGATCGGCGCGGGATCCGCGGGATGCGCCGTTGCAGGCAGGCTGGGTGAGGCCGGACATTCGGTGCTGCTGCTCGAGGCGGGCGGCCGCGACAGCAACCCCTGGATTCACATCCCGCTCGGCTACGCGAAACTCTACGCGAACCCCTCGGTCAACTGGTGCTACACCTCCGAGCCCGAACCCTTCATGAACGGTCGTCGCCTGTTCCAGCCGCGCGGCAAGGTGCTGGGGGGAACCGGGTCCATCAACGGCATGATCTACATGCGCGGCCAGCCCGAGGATTTCGACGGCTGGGCAGCGGGCGGCTGCACGGGCTGGTCCTGGGACGAGGTGCTGCCCTTCTTCCGGAAATGCGAGGATCAGGAGCGCGGCGCCGACGCGTTCCACGGCACCGGCGGCCCGGTCTCCGTCTCGGACCTGCCCTCGAAGCATGACCTGGGCGAGGCGTTTCACGCCGCGTCAGAGCGGCTTGGCGCCCCCCGCAACGCCGACTTCAACGGCCCGGCACAACTCGGGACGGGCTATGTCCAGACGACCACGCGAAAGGCCCGCCGATGGAGCACCGCGCGCGGCTATCTCCGCGGGCCGGCGATGCGGAACATCGATCTCACCCTGCACGCGATGGTCGAGCGCATCCTCGTGAGCGAGGGCCGGGCCACAGGCGTTGCCTGGACCGACCGCGCGGGCCGGCACGAGGCGACAGCCCGGGCAGAAGTGATCCTGTGCGGCGGTGCGTTCAATTCACCCCAGCTTCTTCAGCTGTCCGGCATTGGGCCAGGCAGCTTGCTGCGGGAGCACGGGATCGAGGTGGTACACGAACTGTCGGGCGTTGGAGAAAACCTGCAGGACCATTTCGGCATCGGCACGGAATATCGAAGCCGGGTGAAATCGACGGTCAACGACATCTACAACAACCCGCTCAAGGGCGGCCGGGAACTGCTGCGCTACCTGCTTTTCCGCACCGGTCCCTTCGCCGACAACGGCAACTACTCGAACACCTTCATCCACACCTCGCCCGAGATCCCGACACCCGACATGATGGTCACCTTCATGGCCTGGTGCACCGGCGAGGACTTGAAGCCGCGTCCCTTTTCCGGCTTCACCATCCTTGCCGAACACATCCGCCCCGACGCGCGGGGCCATGTCCGCATCACCGGGCCCCGACCCACGGATCAGCCCGCGATCCGGTTCAACTTTCTCGAAAGCGAGGCCGACATGCAGGCGGCACTCGCCGGGCTGAAATACGGCCGGCGGATAGCCCGGACAGAGCCCATGGCGTCCTGCGTCGAGCGGGAGATCACGCCCGGGCCGGAGGTGGAGGATGACGAGGATCTTCGTGCCTATTGCCGGGCCAATGGCCTGTCGCTGCTGCACGCGGTGGGCACCTGCCGGATGGGCACGGGCCATGACGCGGTCGTCGACCCGCGCCTGCGCGTGCGGGGGATTGACGGCCTTCGGGTCGTCGATGCTTCCATCATGCCGCGCATCGTCTCGGGAAATACCAATGCCGCATCGATCATGATCGGCGAAAAGGGGGCGGCGATGATCCTGGAGGACGCAAGGACATGA
- a CDS encoding Gfo/Idh/MocA family protein yields MSGKKTVGIGLVGAGFMGRCHANAFRSVGGLFDLPVAPALEILADATEQSARRAAAELGFNRGTGDWRLLVADPAVDIVAVTAPNALHEPIVLEALAHGKAVYCEKPLSTTAASALRMTEAAEAAGALTVVGFNFLRNPMIRLAREIIDAGEIGEVASFRGRHAENYMADPNVPHSFRTDPAGGGALADIGSHVISMARHLLGPIDGVSAESRTIHSSRPVSPGSDKRAPVEVDDVTHALVRFGNGATGTLEANWAATGRTMDLSFEIAGTRGAIAFSQERMNELLVWTPGRDGRTGFTRIESGPAHPPYGRFCPAPGHHLGFNDLKVIEVAELLAAFAQGSKGYPDFREAYEVQRIVDAMQRSAKNGLWTGL; encoded by the coding sequence ATGTCGGGGAAAAAGACTGTTGGTATCGGACTGGTCGGCGCCGGGTTCATGGGCCGCTGTCACGCGAACGCGTTCCGTTCGGTGGGTGGGCTGTTCGACCTGCCGGTGGCGCCCGCGCTGGAGATCCTGGCCGACGCGACCGAACAGTCCGCGCGGCGCGCGGCCGCGGAATTGGGATTCAACCGTGGCACCGGGGACTGGCGATTGCTGGTCGCCGATCCGGCCGTGGACATCGTCGCGGTTACGGCCCCCAACGCGCTGCACGAACCGATCGTGTTGGAGGCGCTCGCTCACGGCAAGGCGGTCTATTGCGAGAAGCCGCTCTCGACGACGGCGGCCTCAGCGCTGCGGATGACCGAGGCGGCGGAGGCCGCAGGCGCCCTGACCGTTGTCGGCTTCAACTTTCTGCGCAACCCGATGATCCGGTTGGCGCGCGAGATCATCGACGCAGGCGAGATCGGCGAAGTAGCAAGCTTCCGTGGACGCCATGCCGAGAACTACATGGCGGACCCCAACGTGCCCCACTCGTTCCGGACCGATCCGGCGGGGGGCGGCGCGCTTGCCGATATTGGCAGTCATGTCATCTCGATGGCGCGTCATCTGCTGGGGCCGATCGATGGTGTCAGCGCGGAGTCGCGAACGATCCATTCGTCGCGTCCGGTCAGCCCCGGTTCGGACAAGCGCGCCCCGGTCGAGGTGGACGACGTGACCCATGCGCTTGTGCGGTTCGGGAACGGCGCGACAGGCACGCTCGAGGCGAACTGGGCCGCGACCGGGCGGACCATGGATCTGTCCTTCGAGATCGCCGGCACGCGAGGTGCGATCGCGTTCAGCCAGGAGCGGATGAACGAGTTGCTGGTCTGGACGCCGGGGCGCGACGGCCGCACCGGATTTACCCGGATCGAGTCCGGCCCCGCGCATCCGCCCTACGGCCGGTTCTGTCCCGCGCCGGGGCACCATCTGGGCTTCAACGACCTGAAGGTGATCGAAGTGGCGGAATTGCTTGCCGCCTTTGCCCAAGGGAGCAAGGGCTATCCCGATTTCCGCGAGGCTTACGAAGTGCAGCGCATAGTCGATGCGATGCAGCGGTCTGCGAAAAATGGTCTCTGGACGGGGCTTTAG
- a CDS encoding extracellular solute-binding protein: MTRDELIQILKFVDRTRAIAEDRTTLSITDPRWNIISFAMQRHLEGKLITTSSAASAAGVPYGTAMRRLTDLIEEGLLLKRPRSREGKRYSLHPSRRLISEFEAFALQLKAMVGQTFGFNTSDKAIEDFYFGGYYMASRILSTPAAMRRGVGFDTKIRILSPVDPTFRTLSEVAPNLSELCGTNVEVVNLPLGQLHEEIVAHHARGGKDYDIIAIDLPWIGQLASAGIIQPIDHILEEEAFKASDFHNAAWRGSSWDGQHYGLPIQPTTELLFCRSDLFAEAGLSIPTTTDDVLLAARTLHRSRMNLAGIVMNFGRGIPVAHSFVQTMADFGQPVINLKSMGTEFDVGRIRGEQFRPMIDSPVGRATAEFLLELLAYSHKDSLICDWDRRIGIFTRGHAAMTYGWSIRAGAFELDEMAAAHGKVEFVPHPAGPGAPRVSPIGGFSLAIPANLPPDRTRRAWRAMEYLTRPELIKWYVQKGNLSSPRFSTSADPEVLATSPIIGRIDEMERRGEIQIWPRPPIPEFNDILKVLGDRIYMMLQGAVTIDAALSAAQNEIDAIMRANGRY; this comes from the coding sequence ATGACACGCGACGAGCTTATTCAGATCCTGAAATTCGTGGATCGGACACGCGCCATTGCCGAGGATCGGACCACTCTGTCCATCACCGACCCGCGCTGGAACATCATTTCCTTTGCCATGCAGCGCCATCTCGAGGGGAAGCTCATCACCACATCGTCCGCGGCCAGCGCGGCCGGGGTGCCCTATGGCACCGCGATGCGACGGCTGACGGATCTGATCGAGGAGGGGCTGCTGCTGAAGCGGCCGCGCTCCAGGGAGGGCAAGCGGTACTCGCTGCATCCGTCGCGGCGGCTGATTTCGGAATTCGAGGCCTTTGCGCTTCAGCTAAAGGCCATGGTCGGGCAGACCTTCGGGTTCAACACCTCGGACAAGGCGATCGAGGATTTCTACTTCGGGGGCTACTACATGGCCTCCCGGATCCTTTCGACGCCGGCCGCCATGCGGCGGGGCGTCGGGTTTGATACCAAGATCAGGATCCTGAGCCCGGTCGATCCGACATTCCGCACGCTCTCGGAAGTGGCGCCGAACCTGAGCGAGTTGTGCGGAACGAACGTCGAGGTGGTGAACCTGCCGCTTGGGCAACTCCATGAAGAGATCGTCGCCCACCATGCGCGCGGCGGGAAGGACTACGACATCATCGCCATCGATCTGCCGTGGATCGGCCAGCTTGCGTCGGCCGGCATCATCCAGCCGATCGACCACATCCTCGAGGAAGAGGCGTTCAAGGCCAGCGACTTTCACAATGCGGCCTGGCGCGGCTCTTCCTGGGACGGGCAGCATTACGGCCTGCCCATCCAGCCAACGACCGAGCTTCTCTTCTGTCGCTCGGACCTGTTTGCAGAGGCGGGGCTGTCGATCCCCACGACGACCGACGATGTGTTGCTCGCGGCAAGGACGCTGCACCGCTCGCGCATGAACCTGGCCGGGATCGTCATGAATTTCGGGCGCGGCATCCCTGTTGCCCACAGTTTCGTGCAGACGATGGCCGATTTCGGCCAGCCGGTGATCAACCTGAAGTCGATGGGCACGGAGTTCGATGTCGGCCGCATACGCGGCGAGCAGTTCCGACCCATGATCGACAGCCCGGTCGGCCGCGCGACCGCCGAGTTCCTGCTCGAGCTGTTGGCCTATTCGCACAAGGACAGTCTGATCTGCGACTGGGACCGACGGATCGGGATCTTCACCCGCGGCCACGCGGCCATGACCTACGGCTGGTCGATCCGCGCCGGGGCATTCGAACTCGACGAGATGGCGGCGGCGCATGGCAAGGTGGAGTTCGTTCCCCATCCCGCCGGCCCGGGCGCCCCGCGCGTCTCGCCGATCGGGGGGTTTTCGCTGGCGATACCGGCCAATCTTCCGCCGGATCGAACGCGTCGCGCCTGGCGGGCCATGGAGTACCTGACCCGGCCGGAACTGATCAAATGGTATGTGCAGAAGGGAAATCTGAGCTCTCCCCGGTTTTCCACGAGCGCCGACCCCGAGGTTCTTGCGACCTCGCCGATCATCGGCCGCATCGACGAGATGGAGCGCCGGGGAGAGATCCAGATCTGGCCGCGCCCGCCCATTCCCGAGTTCAACGACATCCTCAAGGTCCTGGGCGACCGCATCTACATGATGCTTCAGGGTGCGGTAACGATCGATGCCGCGCTTTCGGCGGCGCAGAACGAGATCGACGCCATCATGCGGGCAAACGGGCGCTACTGA